A genomic window from Streptomyces sp. MST-110588 includes:
- a CDS encoding helix-turn-helix transcriptional regulator, whose translation MADRERRRVLAEFLRSRRERVTPRDAGIPAGPRRRTPGLRREEVAQLSGVSVTWYTWLEQARDITVSRQVLHSLARALLLSPAETRHLFALAGEPLPAPEAERRPGQGPGSALQQLVDALDPHPAYLVAPNWDLVAWNSAERGLIGDPADREPAGRNLLRMVFTEPRMRTLLVDWPGQARALLGQYRASAGRHIGDPSFGRLTAWLCAHSQEFREWWNTHDVAEFRSVRRAFDHPRLGRLVFDYVKLAAVDAPGTTLVSCMPTDEETARKLPELSAYGSVRADGPIGATGTTGATGASRPGEVGGTGRAGETSRANGAVGVVGVAGTDGGVGGAGGVGNAGATGPVEGAATAS comes from the coding sequence ATGGCTGACCGGGAACGCCGCCGGGTGCTGGCGGAGTTCCTCCGCTCGCGCCGGGAGCGGGTGACGCCGCGCGACGCGGGCATCCCCGCCGGTCCCCGGCGCCGTACGCCCGGCCTGCGGCGTGAGGAGGTCGCCCAGCTCTCGGGTGTCAGTGTCACCTGGTACACCTGGTTGGAACAGGCGCGGGACATCACCGTCAGCCGTCAGGTGCTGCACAGCCTGGCCCGTGCCCTGCTGCTGTCGCCTGCCGAGACCCGGCATCTGTTCGCGCTGGCGGGCGAACCGCTGCCCGCGCCGGAGGCGGAGCGGCGGCCCGGGCAGGGGCCGGGCTCCGCGCTCCAGCAGCTCGTGGACGCGCTCGATCCGCACCCGGCGTATCTGGTGGCGCCCAACTGGGACCTGGTGGCGTGGAACAGCGCCGAACGCGGTCTGATCGGTGACCCGGCCGACCGGGAACCGGCCGGGCGCAACCTGCTCCGGATGGTGTTCACCGAGCCCCGGATGCGTACGCTCCTGGTCGACTGGCCCGGGCAGGCGCGCGCCCTGCTCGGCCAGTACCGGGCGAGCGCCGGGCGGCACATCGGCGACCCGTCCTTCGGGCGGCTGACGGCCTGGCTGTGCGCGCACAGCCAGGAGTTCCGGGAGTGGTGGAACACCCACGACGTCGCGGAGTTCCGTTCCGTGCGGCGCGCCTTCGACCATCCCCGGCTGGGGCGGCTGGTCTTCGACTACGTCAAGCTCGCCGCGGTGGACGCGCCGGGCACCACGCTCGTCTCGTGCATGCCGACGGACGAGGAGACGGCGCGCAAGCTGCCGGAGCTGAGCGCCTATGGGTCCGTACGGGCGGACGGGCCCATAGGGGCGACCGGGACGACCGGGGCGACCGGGGCGAGCAGGCCGGGTGAGGTGGGCGGGACGGGACGAGCGGGTGAGACAAGCCGGGCGAATGGGGCTGTCGGTGTCGTCGGGGTGGCCGGTACCGACGGGGGCGTCGGGGGCGCCGGGGGTGTCGGAAACGCTGGGGCCACCGGGCCTGTCGAGGGCGCCGCGACCGCCTCGTAA
- a CDS encoding serine/threonine-protein kinase has product MGSFGGEGRLIVGRYRLGERLGRGGMGTVWRATDELLGRQVAVKELNLDEDLPEAETQVQRERTMREARTVAAIKHPNVIVLHDVVEQDGRPWIVMECVDGESLADRLSGGGPVAPREAARIALALLGALRVAHARGVLHRDIKPANVLLEEGTSRVVLTDFGIAQMPGTTTLTETGVFVGSPEYTAPERMAGQGTGPEADLWSVGVLLCAALSGESPFRRDSLGGVLHAVLYDEIELPESARPLLAVVRGLMERDPARRLDVPETERLLRGYLQSGRAPELAAKFSSTRDRLPQQPVPEAGGAAGGGPFPAGPVSAGPSPAGRTPEVRTPGTGLPVSGVPGAGAAGAGAGAGVPGTGVPGAGGAGAAGVDASGTGVPDSAALGPAAPVSPAPPVTPAYPASSATPPPQEPPPPQEHPTPTWPRPPAPAVASPSAVPPPSARPTPAPQASRTPARPAPGYAGSAAGAPAAVRPACRYRTRWTTARWPPRSGRTPAAPAPPCSRA; this is encoded by the coding sequence ATGGGGAGCTTCGGGGGCGAGGGACGACTGATCGTCGGCCGCTATCGCCTGGGCGAGCGGCTGGGCCGCGGCGGCATGGGAACGGTGTGGCGTGCCACCGACGAACTGCTGGGCCGTCAGGTCGCGGTCAAGGAGCTGAACCTGGACGAGGACCTCCCCGAGGCCGAGACGCAGGTCCAGCGTGAGCGGACGATGCGCGAGGCGCGTACGGTCGCCGCGATCAAGCACCCGAACGTCATCGTGCTGCACGACGTGGTCGAGCAGGACGGGCGGCCCTGGATCGTCATGGAGTGCGTGGACGGCGAGTCGCTGGCGGACCGGCTGTCCGGCGGCGGCCCGGTCGCCCCGCGCGAGGCGGCCCGGATAGCCCTCGCCCTGCTCGGCGCGCTACGGGTGGCCCATGCGCGCGGGGTGCTGCACCGGGACATCAAGCCCGCCAACGTCCTGCTGGAGGAGGGCACCAGCCGCGTCGTACTGACCGACTTCGGCATCGCTCAGATGCCGGGCACGACGACGCTGACCGAGACCGGCGTGTTCGTCGGCTCGCCCGAATACACCGCGCCGGAACGGATGGCGGGCCAGGGTACGGGGCCGGAGGCGGACCTGTGGTCGGTCGGTGTGCTGCTGTGCGCGGCTTTGAGCGGGGAGAGCCCCTTCCGCCGCGATTCGCTGGGCGGGGTGCTGCACGCCGTCCTCTACGACGAGATCGAACTGCCCGAATCCGCCCGGCCGCTGCTCGCGGTCGTACGCGGCCTGATGGAACGCGACCCGGCCCGGCGGCTGGACGTCCCGGAGACCGAACGGCTGCTGCGCGGCTACCTCCAGTCCGGCCGCGCCCCCGAACTGGCGGCCAAGTTCTCCTCGACCCGGGACCGGCTGCCCCAGCAGCCCGTTCCGGAGGCGGGTGGCGCGGCGGGCGGCGGCCCCTTCCCGGCCGGCCCGGTCTCCGCCGGTCCCTCTCCGGCAGGTCGTACGCCGGAGGTCCGTACGCCGGGAACCGGACTGCCTGTGAGCGGTGTGCCCGGGGCCGGTGCGGCTGGGGCTGGGGCTGGGGCTGGTGTACCCGGGACTGGTGTACCCGGGGCTGGTGGGGCCGGTGCGGCTGGTGTGGACGCGTCCGGTACGGGCGTACCTGACTCCGCCGCCCTCGGCCCTGCGGCCCCCGTCTCCCCTGCCCCTCCCGTAACTCCTGCCTACCCCGCCTCTTCTGCCACCCCGCCGCCCCAGGAACCCCCGCCGCCCCAGGAACACCCAACGCCGACGTGGCCGAGACCGCCGGCCCCGGCGGTGGCGTCCCCATCAGCCGTACCCCCACCGTCCGCACGTCCGACTCCGGCGCCCCAGGCTTCAAGGACTCCGGCGCGCCCCGCTCCCGGATACGCCGGTTCGGCGGCCGGGGCTCCGGCGGCCGTACGCCCGGCATGCCGATACCGGACGCGCTGGACGACCGCGCGCTGGCCGCCGCGGTCCGGCCGCACACCGGCCGCGCCCGCACCGCCCTGCTCGCGGGCCTGA
- a CDS encoding MFS transporter: MEQIRPPAGTPAPVTAPITTARTPPPASPWRALAIILTGVFMAVLDTFIVVVTAPAIQAGLHASDADVQLILAGYQLTYAIALITGARLGDLLGRRKLFLSGTALFTLASVACAAAPGPTVLIISRLVQGLGAAALFPQVFAMIQVLVPAERRARAFGALGAVIGLAGVAGQLLGGVLISADLFGASWRPVFWVNVPVGLAILALAAVFVPESRAPETRRLDLPGAAVLTVALFLLVVPLVEGREAGWPWWTWASLAAGTGSLAVFVVVEKRVEAAGGSPLVRTALLRERPFAIGITLVLLTYFGINSFFLVLSLTLQEGLGLDTLGAGLFYAPFAAAFFAASLLAGRLARYGRRVLQAGGLIGALGYAAMIAVVAGAGTELTAPALVAPLLLIGAGNGLFVTPLLNAVLSQVRPHETGMASGVLSTGQQIGGAVGVAVVGVLYYSALRGAAHLDMAAYGHALTVALVFNLALAVAVSVLLPFLPDSAPHMH, encoded by the coding sequence ATGGAACAGATACGGCCACCGGCCGGCACCCCCGCACCTGTCACCGCCCCCATCACGACCGCCAGGACACCCCCGCCCGCCTCCCCCTGGCGCGCCCTGGCCATCATCCTCACCGGCGTGTTCATGGCCGTGCTCGACACCTTCATCGTGGTCGTCACCGCCCCCGCCATCCAGGCCGGTCTGCACGCCTCCGACGCCGACGTCCAGCTCATCCTGGCCGGTTATCAACTCACGTACGCCATCGCCCTGATCACCGGGGCCCGCCTGGGCGATCTGCTGGGCCGCCGCAAGCTGTTCCTGTCCGGTACGGCCCTGTTCACCCTGGCGTCGGTGGCCTGCGCCGCGGCACCCGGCCCCACCGTGCTGATCATCTCCCGGCTCGTCCAGGGGCTCGGCGCGGCGGCGCTGTTCCCGCAGGTCTTCGCCATGATCCAGGTACTGGTTCCGGCGGAGCGGCGGGCCCGCGCGTTCGGCGCGCTGGGCGCGGTGATCGGTCTGGCCGGAGTGGCCGGGCAGCTCCTGGGCGGCGTCCTGATCTCCGCGGACCTGTTCGGCGCGTCCTGGCGCCCCGTCTTCTGGGTCAACGTCCCGGTCGGCCTGGCCATCCTGGCCCTGGCCGCCGTCTTCGTCCCCGAGTCACGGGCCCCTGAGACCCGGCGGCTGGACCTGCCCGGCGCCGCGGTCCTGACGGTGGCCCTCTTCCTCCTCGTGGTGCCGCTGGTCGAAGGCCGGGAGGCCGGCTGGCCGTGGTGGACCTGGGCGAGCCTGGCCGCCGGCACGGGCTCACTGGCCGTCTTCGTCGTGGTGGAGAAGCGGGTCGAGGCGGCCGGCGGCTCCCCGCTCGTACGGACGGCCCTCCTGCGGGAACGTCCCTTCGCCATCGGCATCACTCTGGTTCTCCTTACGTACTTCGGCATCAACTCCTTCTTCCTGGTCCTCTCCCTCACCCTCCAGGAGGGCCTGGGCCTGGACACGCTCGGCGCCGGCCTGTTCTACGCCCCTTTCGCCGCCGCGTTCTTCGCCGCGAGTCTTCTGGCCGGGCGGCTCGCGCGGTACGGACGGCGGGTTCTTCAGGCCGGCGGGCTGATCGGCGCACTGGGGTACGCGGCCATGATCGCCGTGGTCGCCGGCGCCGGTACGGAGCTGACCGCGCCCGCTCTGGTGGCGCCCCTGCTCCTGATCGGCGCCGGCAACGGCCTGTTCGTCACCCCGCTGTTGAACGCGGTCCTCTCGCAGGTGCGCCCGCACGAGACCGGCATGGCCTCCGGTGTTCTGTCCACCGGCCAGCAGATCGGCGGCGCGGTCGGTGTGGCCGTGGTCGGCGTGCTGTATTACAGCGCGCTGCGCGGCGCGGCACACTTGGACATGGCCGCCTACGGGCACGCGCTGACCGTGGCGCTCGTCTTCAACCTCGCCCTGGCGGTCGCCGTCTCGGTTCTCCTCCCGTTCCTCCCGGACAGCGCACCACATATGCACTGA